The following are encoded in a window of Primulina eburnea isolate SZY01 chromosome 4, ASM2296580v1, whole genome shotgun sequence genomic DNA:
- the LOC140830289 gene encoding uncharacterized protein yields the protein MTENREEARYNPPEAIPIRDHFRPVINAHYSGIARGTINANNFELKPALINMVQQNQFAGTATSDPHVHLRTFLEITDTELATKFLSKYFPPAKSAQLKIEISTFRQTDFEQLYEAWERYKELLRRCPNHGFEDWVQIELFYNGLNGQTRTTVDAAAGGTIFAKSPAQAYDLLEQMTINSYQWPSERSGVQRTTGIYAVDPITSLIAQVSALTTQIATMNKVSTSNFEGPSVVIEESPILEEVQYINNKNFGGFGGYRGREEKEIELIPVRDENLSPTKRARGKKSERYDLNKCIDISLLSYPQRFLQLQAEFRKKKGLEDLKNLHTNNEFVDQVESEVTEGTRTKRPPMLLDPGEFIVPCELGGHLVENAICDSGASINIMPSSLYEKLGLNKMRSTGVSLQMADNSIRTPLGIVEDVELRIDKLKVLTEFVVLDMKNSQNIHVILGRPLLAAVGAIIDVKRGKMTMEVESHLVEIQASKKPYNPP from the exons ATGACTGAAAACAGAGAGGAAGCAAGATATAACCCGCCAGAGGCTATTCCGATCAGAgatcacttcagaccagtgatcAATGCACATTATTCTGGCATTGCTAGGGGGACCATAAATGCCAACAATTTCGAGCTGAAGCCTGCCTTGATCAATATGGTTCAACAAAATCAGTTCGCTGGAACTGCAACTTCAGACCCTCATGTTCACCTGAGAACCTTTTTGGAGATCACGgatacg GAGTTGGCAACGAAAttcctttctaaatattttccccCAGCGAAGTCCGCGCAATTGAAGATTGAGATCAGTACTTTCAGGCAAACTGACTTTGAGCAGCTATATGAAGCCTGGGAAAGGTATAAAGAGTTGCTGCGGAGGTGTCCgaatcatggttttgaagactgggtaCAGATCGAGCTTTTCTATAATGGGTTGAATGGTCAGACACGAACAACAGTGGATGCAGCGgcaggtggcacgatctttgccaaatctcctgCTCAAGCCTACGACTTGCTTGAGCAAATGACTATTAATAGCTACCAATGGCCGTCTGAAAGGTCAGGAGTACAAAGAACTACTGGAATTTATGCTGTGGATCCTATCACATCACTGATTGCGCAAGTATCAGCATTGACTACACAGATAGCGACTATGAACAAAGTGAGTACATCAAACTTTGAGGGACCGTCAGTTGTCATTGAAGAGTCGCCTATTCTTGAAGAAGTGCAATACATCAACAATAAGAACTTTGGAGGCTTTggcggatatcgag GTAGAGAAGAGAAGGAGATCGAACTCATACCTGTTCGGGATGAAAATCTAAGTCCAACCAAAAGAGCCCGAGGTAAGAAATCTGAAAGGTatgatttaaataaatgcattgaTATTTCCTTACTTTCCTACCCCCAGCGATTTTTACAATTACAAGCTGAATTTCGAAAGaaaaaaggtcttgaagatctcaagaacctacacaCTAACAATGAGTTTGTAGATCAGGTGGAAAGTGAAGTCACCGAAGGAACACGAACAAAGCGTCCTCCGATGTTGCTAGATCCCGGTGAATTTATTGTACCATGTGAATTAGGGGGTCATTTAGTGGAGAACGCTATTTGTGACTCAGGAGCGAGCATAAATATAATGCCAAGTTCTCTCtacgagaaacttggattgaACAAGATGAGGTCCACAGGAGTAAGCTTACAAATGGCGGATAATTCGATTAGGACACCGTTGGGtattgtggaagatgttgaactGCGGATCGACAAATTGAAGGTTCTGACAGAGTTCGTGGTACTTGATATGAAGAATAGTCAAAACATTCACGTCATTCTAGGACGACCATTATTGGCTGCTGTTGGAGCTATTATTGACGTGAAACGAGGAAAGATGACCATGGAAGTTGAAAGTCACCTGGTGGAAATACAAGCATCCAAGAAACCATACAACCCACCATGA